The proteins below come from a single Agelaius phoeniceus isolate bAgePho1 chromosome 22, bAgePho1.hap1, whole genome shotgun sequence genomic window:
- the LOC143691858 gene encoding interferon alpha-inducible protein 27-like protein 2, with translation MGDFAKASKRKPTPEEEPKEETLLDEKSGEHTTPGDEPKKETISDEVSGEDTTTGDEPKEETISDEESKDETNPGDKPKNEARRSKKKGKNGSIIRTVIGATVGAGLAVVGVPVLIGALGFTGAGIAAGSVAAKMMSAAAIANGGGVAAGSTVAVLQSIGAAGLSLGAKVGLGSVGAATGAWFSKGKKPPSDNPK, from the exons ATGG GAGACTTTGCCAAGGCGTCCAAGAGGAAGCCAACTCCAGAGGAGGAACCCAAGGAGGAGACACTTTTGGATGAGAAATCTGGGGAGCACACAACTCCTGGTGATGAGCCCAAGAAGGAGACAATTTCAGATGAGGTATCTGGTGAGGACACAACTACTGGTGATGAGCCCAAGGAGGAGACAATTTCAGATGAGGAATCCAAGGATGAGACAAATCCAGGTGACAAACCCAAGAATGAGGCTAGACGAAGTAAAAAGAAGG ggaAGAATGGAAGTATCATTAGAACTGTCATTGGAGCCACAGTGGGAGCAG gattGGCAGTGGTTGGCGTCCCGGTGCTCATCGGCGCGCTGGGGTTCACCGGGGCCGGCATCGCCGCTGGCTCCGTCGCTGCCAAGATGATGTCGGCAGCTGCCATCGCCAACGGCGGCGGagtggctgctggcagcactgtggctgtgctgcagtcCATCG GAGCTGCAGGTCTTTCTCTTGGTGCCAAAGTTGGGCTGGGCTCAGTTGGTGCAGCAACCGGTGCCTGGTTCTCCAAAGGGAAGAAACCTCCAAGTGACAACcccaaataa